The Bradyrhizobium sp. CCGB01 genome segment TGGGATTGTACTGCTCCTTGATGAAGATCAGCACGAAGGCGATCGAATACAGGTCCCAGGCTTCGACCAGGATCGAGGCCATCATCAGCCAGCCGACCTTGTTGCCCTTGGGACTGTAGTTCGTGATGAGGTAGCGGACCGCGGCTTCGCTCGCGGTCGGTTGTGGCATCGCCATCGTTGACATCTTTGGTCCTCTCTTGAAAACTCTTTACGTACCGAGCAGCGGCTCGATGCTGCAATCGAGCAGGCGCGGATCGATCCCCGCCTCCATGCCCGTGAACATCGAATCCATGTAGTCGATCAACGCATCGCTCGCCTGCACAGCGTCCTCGACGTGGCGGCCGGCGACTGCACTGAGAATGGCGAGATGGTGATCGATCGTGCCTGACAGATCGGCCTGCCCCGGCATGAAGCGGTGGTGGATGTAGCCGATGCGGCGGTACAGCGTGTGGAGCGGCCGCAACGTATGCACCAGGAAGGGCTCGCCGGCTGCTTCCAGCACCAGTGCGTCGATGCGGCGGTCGATGCTGTTGAATTCGTCGAGGGTCAGTGTGGCGCGGCGCTCGCGCAGCAGTCGCTCGATGTGCAGCGCCTGATTGCGGTGCGAGAGGCTGGCGCGGTCGGCCGCAAGGCGGATTACGAAGCGTTCCATGTCGC includes the following:
- a CDS encoding GntR family transcriptional regulator, with translation MARRKRALEVVRSGDDGEGKPSRRNRLNFFELAYQKIEELLVHCELKPGQFMTMLELQHITGFGRTPVHHAVNRLSADTLIIIRPRHGLHIAPIDLARERMLLALRRDMERFVIRLAADRASLSHRNQALHIERLLRERRATLTLDEFNSIDRRIDALVLEAAGEPFLVHTLRPLHTLYRRIGYIHHRFMPGQADLSGTIDHHLAILSAVAGRHVEDAVQASDALIDYMDSMFTGMEAGIDPRLLDCSIEPLLGT